The genomic interval CAGGCTCAATAAACGTTCGCCCAACATAGCGGTTTTTAATCAGTCCCTCCCCGATCGGAATCCCGGACCGCTGTGCATAACCAATGCCAGCGCTGGTCGCTGAATCAGGTACGCCTATCACAACGTCGGCATCCACTGGATGTTCTGTTGCCAGCCCCGCACCCATCGCCTGCCGCGCAGGAGAGAGCAACCGACCGCTTATCACGCTATCGGGACGGGCAAAATAAATATACTCGAAGATGCACAGTGCCTGTCTACCGCTTTTACCGGGATAACTCTCAACACCGTTCTCATTGATTTTGACAATCTCACCCGGCTCAATTTCACGGATAAAGGTAGCGCCAATGTGGTCAAGGGCGCAAGTCTCCGAGGCGATAACCCAGCCACCGTCAATACTGCCCAGGCACAGCGGACGTACCCCCAGCGGACCGCGAATCGCGAATAGTGTGTCCTTGGTCAGAAGCGTCGTCGAGTAGGCTCCCTGCAGCCGGTTCATGGCATAGCGTATTTTATCTACCCAGCTATACTCCGGCGAGGAAAGGATGAGGTTGGCGATTACTTCACTATCGGTGGAGCTCTGAAAAGTGTAATCCTGCTCACAGAGTTGCTGAAAAAGGAACTCGGCATTGACGATATTACCATTGTGAGCTATGGCGATGGCATTATTGCCTTTGCCTACCACCATGGGCTGGGCATTGCATTCCCGATTGGAGCCTCTGGTGGAATAACGGTTGTGACCGATGGCCATACTGCCGCTGAGGTGGCTGAGCGCTTCTTCGGTGAAGACCTGGGCTACCAGGCCCATCCTGGCGTAAACGTTGACTTTCCTGCCATCGGCGGTGGCAATACCGCTGCTTTCCTGGCCCC from Chloroflexota bacterium carries:
- a CDS encoding amidophosphoribosyltransferase, which gives rise to MRESCGVFGVYAPNEDVARLTYFALFALQHRGQESSGIATADGRKVNVYARMGLVAQVFTEEALSHLSGSMAIGHNRYSTRGSNRECNAQPMVVGKGNNAIAIAHNGNIVNAEFLFQQLCEQDYTFQSSTDSEVIANLILSSPEYSWVDKIRYAMNRLQGAYSTTLLTKDTLFAIRGPLGVRPLCLGSIDGGWVIASETCALDHIGATFIREIEPGEIVKINENGVESYPGKSGRQALCIFEYIYFARPDSVISGRLLSPARQAMGAGLATEHPVDADVVIGVPDSATSAGIGYAQRSGIPIGEGLIKNRYVGRTFIEPDQRIRDLGVKLKFNPLPHMLKDKRLVVVDDSIVRGTTTPSVIKELRRAGAKEIHMRICAPPIRYPCFFGVDMATRSELIAAQKTIPQICRYIGADTLGYLSIDGLLKAVALPEDQFCLACFTGDYPIPVQLEMDKLALEEMQLQQQVLSQAGRR